DNA from Leptospira bandrabouensis:
CGAGAATGGTATTCTTTTGGTTTAGTTTTTTATTCACCGTATTCGTAGGAACATACGGTTTAACCTATTTATTGGCAGATTATATATGGAAAAGATAACAGGCGTTACTAATTTTGATGGTGTTTATCACCATTATGTGTTTCGTGATCAAAAAATAGTTAGGGAAGAAGTAATATCTAAAAAAAGTAATATTGATTTTCTTTTAGATACTAAGTATCCAGTTTGGCTTGTCCGTCATGCCTTTGGTCAAGACATGGGTGAGGAAGATTATTCCGAATTAAAGGAAGAAGATTATTTATCAGACAATCGTGGTAAAAACCTTTCCTTACATCAAAAAACGGGTATTGTTAGAGATTTGGTTTACCATGGATTACAAGTCCCTTTTCAAGCAGGTACTTATTCTCATGCGGTTGGTCCCATTCATGCAGGAATCATCGAACCGGGGCATTTTCGTTTTATTGTAGAGGGGGAAGATATTCGCCACTTAACGATACGTTTGGGTTTTCAATACAGAGGGATTCGTGAAAAAATAAAGGGAAAACCTATGTCTGCGGTTATGCCCTTTTCGGAAACCATATCAGGGGATACTAGCGTTGGTTATGCGATTGCATTTAGTAAAATCTACGAAGAAATGTATGGAATTGAGGTTCCTAAAAATGTTGCTCTGTTTCGATCCTTCTTAATCGAATTGGAACGAATTGCTGTACATATTGGGGATCTCGGTGGAATTTCCGAAGATATTGGATATTACCCTCTCTACGGAGTTTGTGTGACGGATCGGGGAGCAGCCCTCGGGTTAATGGAAATATGGACTGGGAATCGTTTTGGAAAAGCCGCTGTTCGACCTGGGCGTGTTCGAGTGAACAAACGTATCTCCGCAAAACAAGCGAAAGATGCTTTTTTCAATTTAAAAAAAGTTTACTTTAAGAGAGTTCGTCCGCAGATTTTAAGAGCACTTTCTGTTTCAACTTTAAAGGAAAGGATGCAAGGTTGTGGTTTCATTTCAGAGTTGGACGTCCAAAAAAATGGATTTTTAGGGATGGTGGCGCGTATGGCTGGAGTAAGTGATGATTTGAGAATTAACCATCCAGATTATCCTGGTTGGATTCCTTTACCAATTCAGGAGGAACACCATCATTATAATGGGGATGTTTGGGCTCGTATGTACATTCGTTATGCAGAGATTGAACAGTCATTAAACTGGATGGAATCTCATTTGGAAGAAATCAATTGGGAGTCCTTATGGTCGGATACAGATAATCACTTTGGGAATCAAATTGAAAAAAATGGAAAACCAAAACCTGGAATTTATACAGCTTCGGTAGAAGCATGGAGGGGCCCACTTTTAGTATCATTAGATTTTGATAATGAAGGTTTTGTCAAAAATTCTTATATTCGTGATCCTTCTGTTTTGAATTGGCATGCTTTGGAGTTAGCAGTTCGCGGCGAACAAGTTGGAGATTTTCCATTGAACAATAAATCGTTTAATCTTAGTTATGTTGGTTTTGATTTATGAATTTTTTGTATGAATTAAAAAGTTTTTTATTTCCTAAAAATGTTTTGGATTTTGATAAGGCTTCACCTGTAAATCCCAATAGCCGTGGTATCCCTGTGCCTACTGCCAAGATGTTAGAAGGGCCTCATACTTTAAAATTAGCTGCCGAAGTTTGTCCTACGGGTGCCATTCAAATCATTTCCGATTCTGAAGTCCAATTTGATTATGGAAAATGTTTACAATGTGGACTTTGTACTGAATGTTCGGCTGGAAAACTTCGTGATTCTGGTTTTATTTATACCTTCGCTTTGCATCGTGAAGAATTAAAAGTTTCTTATGTAAATGGAAGAATGCTAAAAATAAAGGACCCTCACCCACTAGCACCAAACCAAAATTTATTTCGATCCTTAACTAAAAAACGTGGTTTTCTTTATCGAGAGGTTGCGGCATCTGGGAACAATACTGTGGAATCGGAACTGAATGCCTCTTTTAATTCTGTCTTTGATTCGGAAAGAGAAGGGGTTCGTTGTGTAGCCAGTCCCAAACATGCGGATGCCATTGTCTTTTCTGGACCTGTTGGTATCAATATGTCGGCTCCATTACAGACAGCTTGGGATGTAATGGCTGAACCCAAAGCCTTGATTGCTTGCGGGACTGAAGCAGTGAGCGGTGGACTCTATCCTATGGGTCCACTGCCAA
Protein-coding regions in this window:
- a CDS encoding hydrogenase-4 subunit E, which gives rise to MEKITGVTNFDGVYHHYVFRDQKIVREEVISKKSNIDFLLDTKYPVWLVRHAFGQDMGEEDYSELKEEDYLSDNRGKNLSLHQKTGIVRDLVYHGLQVPFQAGTYSHAVGPIHAGIIEPGHFRFIVEGEDIRHLTIRLGFQYRGIREKIKGKPMSAVMPFSETISGDTSVGYAIAFSKIYEEMYGIEVPKNVALFRSFLIELERIAVHIGDLGGISEDIGYYPLYGVCVTDRGAALGLMEIWTGNRFGKAAVRPGRVRVNKRISAKQAKDAFFNLKKVYFKRVRPQILRALSVSTLKERMQGCGFISELDVQKNGFLGMVARMAGVSDDLRINHPDYPGWIPLPIQEEHHHYNGDVWARMYIRYAEIEQSLNWMESHLEEINWESLWSDTDNHFGNQIEKNGKPKPGIYTASVEAWRGPLLVSLDFDNEGFVKNSYIRDPSVLNWHALELAVRGEQVGDFPLNNKSFNLSYVGFDL
- a CDS encoding hydrogenase-4 subunit G, with translation MNFLYELKSFLFPKNVLDFDKASPVNPNSRGIPVPTAKMLEGPHTLKLAAEVCPTGAIQIISDSEVQFDYGKCLQCGLCTECSAGKLRDSGFIYTFALHREELKVSYVNGRMLKIKDPHPLAPNQNLFRSLTKKRGFLYREVAASGNNTVESELNASFNSVFDSEREGVRCVASPKHADAIVFSGPVGINMSAPLQTAWDVMAEPKALIACGTEAVSGGLYPMGPLPKEPDLYISGDPPRPDVILQGFRLLMGRFSFRFQEALHKILENEK